CAGCCCAGCAAGCCCATGAGCTTCGGTGCACGTAAACTTGATGACATACTTGAGTCTGTGTGTGCCTTTttgattgttgtttttaaaggaaaatgttagaaaaagGTATTCACATTAAGCCCTGCAGTACTGtaagacactttaaaaaacacTGGTTTGTATAAGGTTGCCCGTATTATAAACAGACCCCAAGTTGTTAAATAAATTGGTGTTCTGAGATGGAAGTGGAGTGGACAGATGGGGAaccaattcatttaaaaagtcagaGCCTGTCTCAAGTTAGACAGTTGTGAGATATAAATGTAGCAGTGCTAGTcttgggcgggggagggggggaggggttaaatcctttctttacctttttatcTCTTTCAGGTTCGATTTGCTGCTCTGATTACAGTATTAGCACTGGCTGAAAAACTTAAGGAGAATTACCTTGTCTTGCTACCAGAGTCCATTCCTTTCTTAGCTGAATTGATGGAAGGTAATGCCTAAACTACTAAGAAATAATGGCAGTAAAATTCTGTGAAAATGTGCCCAGTGGTCATGGAAATTTGGATAGAACcccatcctctgccccctccacgtCTCACATTGCAGACAGGAGGCGGGGTGCTTGTTTCGAGTAGGGTTGAGAGACCATATTAGGTGGCCACCCCGCGATCATCTGAAACTTGTCTACAAGGAAATCACCACCTTTACTTTTGCGTTTATTGATGTTTCTCATTATCCTCATAcatttatatgattattttagTCCCCATAGATTTACTGTGTCAGAAGTGCCAATAAGATCACAGTAGATTAGCTGCCTGTTAACTACCAGCCAACATTTTCTCCATGTTCTGCCTGGAGgatctcattcagtcctcacgATGTGTGTGccattatccctgttttataaaggaagaaactaGAGGCTTTCAAAGGATTTTGATAAACTAACAAAGTGAGTGTGACGGGTGTTCAGGCCAGGTTTGCAGAGTTCTGGGCGTGGCGAACGCCCTGCCACCAGGCCGCACGAATCAGCAGGAGTGAGGAGGCAAGCAGACAAGTGCTCATCTACAAGTACATGCCCCGGTGTCTCTTGCGGCCTAGAGCAGGGGCATCACTAGAAGTTGGGATTCCCACTGTGTACCGCTCTTTCGGGGGCTGCAAGGAGGGTGCTGTGCTTTCTGCTTCGTGGGCAGGTTTCATTTCCGTCCTTTGACTGATCGGTGGCCAGACGATGCAAGAGCTGAAGAATTAGACTAACGATAACTGAGGCAGTTTTTATTCTTGTGTTTAGATGAATGTGAAGAAGTTGAGCGTCAGTGCCAGAGGACCGTCCAGCAGCTGGAGGCCGTACTGGGGGAGCCACTCCAGAGCTACTTCTAAGACACCGGGTCTCGGGGCTTTCTTACTCTGTTCAGAGGTCggatttattcatgtttttatttgtggGTGTTTGGTACCATATTACTTTTGGTGCCCTCACCCCTGCGCGGACTTCTGTATGAAACCAGCTGGCGTgctgccctcctgccccttgTAGGAACTGCAGTAAGAGTAAATGATGCCTATTTTCATACAGACTGCTGTTTGTCTAAGCATTTGTCACAGTCTTTTCTGATTGAGGTTATTGATATCGCAGACCTGGTTAATTTTAGCACTCAAAGGTAAAAGCACCTCCTCTTTAGACAGTCAAAGCCTTAACTTTTCCCGTAAAGGGATATCTTACGTACGTGGTATCCATGTTGGATTTCATTCAAGGTAGCTCTTCGAGAAAGTGACAGTTACTCAGCACCAATGCTTTGGACTATAAAGCTATTTGGAATAGTTTTCACATTTTGGGTAGATGATACTTCAGCCATAATTTTTGTGCGTGGCCACAGTGGGAATTAGTTCTGGAATGCGTTTTCTACTTAGGACTGTGATTGTCTTCTGTACCCTTCAGTCTTTGGTGGGGGCAGAGGCAATAGGCTCTCAGAACCCACAGATAGAAAAGGCCCAGAAACACTAGGTGGCATGGCTCCTCCAGAATTAGAAATGGTCAGACTTCCCCTGATGGTAATTCAAGAATTACTTGTATGAGAAagtatcaaatttttttttcaaactttataatatatatatatatatatttttttaatgtttacttttgagagagacagacacagagtgtgagtggaagagggtcagagagagagggagacacagaatctgaagcaggctccaggctccaagctgtcagcacagagcccagtgcaggatcgaactcacgaatgagatcatgacctgagccaaagtcggacacttaaccgactgagtcacccaggcacgtTGGAACTTTGAAGTTTTCTAATCCCTGATGTCATGGTGAAAGTGAaggctcaaataaaataaactacctTCAATAAAGACAGATTTGTCTAATTTGTgccttaaaaataagtttaaaatatctAACAACTATCCCATGGTTTTAGTTTGAAAGCCTTTGTTCTAATTTAGTACAGAAATTTCATGCCAAATTGTGACAAAGAAGCAAAAGGCTGAATTGTAGCTGTAGAGATATAGCTTGCTAGGAATGCGtactcccttttaaaaaatgttttgataagATTAATCAGTAAAATGCTAATAGCTTCTTCTCAAATCACATCttattgttttgtattgtttctgTCAAAGAATCAATCTTACGTCTTAGTAATAGCTCCACGTAAAACAAAAAGTGAAGTATGTTTAAGAATTAGAGGAAACAATGTATGTGGGGCTTTTTTCCTGAGTGGCCTATAGTCTCCATCTGAGTCACGCCCTCTGATGTtttacatgaaggaaaaaaaataaccaaaacccTGGGGGATTCTTTCTTCAATTCTCCCAATGAAAACTGGGACCCCACTCCACCTGCCGTGAGCTTGGCAAGATGTAACATGATAAATTAACATGAATAGAAAAGAATCACATGCCAGAATCTTCTACActgagtacttttaaaaaatcagattggtAGTAGTATTCTTTTCAGTATATGGGTACAAATAATATCTAACCAAAATCTGTAATGAAAATAGTCCTAAATCCTGGCAGCATATTCAGCATAGCAATTTAACATGATAAAATGATCAGACTAATTTAACTTTTTTACCTCCCCACTCCCAAGCCTTTGAAATTTCCTGTGACAAGATCTGACCTGTAAgaattctataaagaacttctgccAACTCACttcaaagaataatgaaaaaattacagaaatgcaacaaTTTAACTTGCTGATACAGGTTTGATTTTAATCACTTAAAGTAGAACAATGTTTTGATCTGGCTTGTTAATGATGAGGGACTAATCTTTAGAAGAGCAGAGAGGTGGGGTTTGTTTGCATGCAGACAAGCAACAGATTTTTATACTGCTGCTCTCTACCTCATTGGTCTcggtgtattttattttctgatagtGTGTGCCTATTTCATGAACAATCATTAAATCTAATCTTGACAATTGCTTTGTTACACCCATAAACGTTTTACAGATTGAAATCATCTACCTTAAACTTTCTAGTGGAGTGTGTGTAGACCTCTAACTCCAAGTGCATGTACTGTAAGCATTTACTGGTATAGACATCCGTGGCCTTCAAATTGACATCAACTTAACTTTCatgccatttgtttttgtttcactgCGTTTTTTTGATAGTGTTATTTCTTTGGCAGTGCTTGTAGCTAGCAGAGCTAGATATTTAGCATGTTAAAGAAAATTGCCAAATGTAAGGGCAACGTCAATCCTTTCAGTTACGGGATGTGATCGAACTCTGGTTACGAAAGCAATGGCTAGAAAAGGAATAGTGTCTTGTAAATTCGTGCCTAGGTGACTTAACAGTTGAGTAATTCTTCTAAGTCTCTGGTTACTTTATACAATTAATGCCTATAGAAAAATTGGTGACACGAGGGCAGAGCCCAAAAGATTCTGAGCTCAAGAGGGAGCAGAGTGGTATTATGTTCCACTGTATACACATAGCCCCAGCTTCTAGCGCAGTGCTGGCAGGAAATAAGTACTCAGTGTGTTAGCTACTGTATTACTAGCTACTTATTGATCTGAATcgcatttaaaaaaggaagccaaggtgggagagagaacagaaaggCCTGAATAATGGCTGTCAGTTGTTGTTGCCTTGAATTTCCTTACCCTGTGGCTAGACAAAGCCACGCTCGCTGCGTGGCAAGACCCAGAACACCTAGAAGGACTTTGTTATGCAAGCTCATTTTAACAATATAGATAAACAAGAATAGATGCACTTTAGCAAGGCCAGTGTCACATAAGccattttgtatttcagtttttgtAGCAAGCATGTCGGCTACCAGCTTCTGACTTCCAGTAAGTGAATATCTCCATCAATTTCCAGCGTGTCAATATTGCTAAGCTCTTTAAATCTGTGTTTGTACTCCAGGCTGTGTACACCATTTACGGCAACCTTGAATTCTCTAACGTCACAATAAATTATCATCTGGAAGGAAAGTACACACAACATTAGTGGCTTTCCTCGGTTTAGGCAGTTCTCCCAGCCCGCTGGTGTTAACGTCCCTTCTAAGATTCTGACTAAAGTGTATCCAGTAGTGGCACCTTCTGCCTCATCCCACTTGGGGAAGGGACTCTGAACATGCTTGCAGCTTCACGCTGTCCCCAGGGCCCGAGGCCTGCCTTCCCTCAGCACCCTCCATCCACTGCACCTTTTCCCAGCGAAATGGGAAGTTgttccctccccacacccccctcccctccccgtgtCTGGGAACCGTAATGACGTAGGAAAACAGCCATCTTGACCCTTACAGAGGAGCTGACTGCAAGTAACAGGCTAGAAACCAAGGGACCTGGATCATGACTCTTCGGCCTTAAACCCCAGGATCTTAGACAAATGCCACAGTAGAGAATTTCAGAGCTTTTAGGGCACTCGCTGGGACTGCACAGCCGCGTGGCAACCTTGACTCCATTTCCACCCCAGCTCCGCACATCGTGGTCTCCCATCTGTGTCTCAAGCTCAGGATTCTGTGGCTCTCTGGAGCAACTGGCCTTCTGGCAGAGTGAGCTCACGTCCGTGGCCAGTTGTCAGCCTTCTGTGCTAGCCTTTCAGAGCTGTCTCTGCCTAACACAAACCCGTGAACATCAAAAGAAACTACAGTCCTTTTAAATCACTTTGACACGTCAGCCTCATACTTCCCGCTGCCGGCCTGGCCACCACGCTACCGTGTATTCTCCAGCCACACGGCAAAGACCAGTCTGGTGAACCTGCACCACGAAGCTTCTGAAGAGCAGCTCAGCCTGCCTCACACCTGGCTCCACCCCCGGGGGCCAGCCGGAGGCAGAATCTGAATCTGCAGAGAAACAGGTTATTTATTCTGCTCTGACTGGTGATAAATGGCTGCTGGGGGCGATTCCTTGGATAAAACAATGAATGGACAGAAACAGGCTCTAGGTCTATGTAGAGAACCGAGGAAAATACCAGTAACTGGAACCACATTATCCTCACAACAGTGCTGGAAATCCCAGTTTCAACCAGGAGGAAGGGACCTTTGGTAACATACATTTAACAGAAATCTCAACACAAAACAACAGCCTCATGCCCAGAAGGGAAAACAAGCTGGCATCAGAGGCATGTAGTGGGAAGGTCCGTCAGTCACCAACATCGTACGACACAGCAGGTGCGGCGCCCTGCATTACCGATGGAAAGGAAGGGCACGCGGCCTGGAAGATGCACTCCTGCAGAACAGATACTATAACCATGTGCAAAAGCCAGTCCcaaaccccgccccccccaactaTCTGATGTTACGAACAGCTCGTAAGAACATgatttgattaaaacaaaacaaaggtattttttaaacgAGTAgctggaactgataaatgaatttgaaACAAAAGGGGACAGAAGATAACTGGTTAAAATCAAAGTAATGGCATAATGGGAAAATCCAAGGATCGCAATAAAAGCATATTGAAAAGGCAGGAGTCTGAAGCAGAGAAAAATCGGTCActacagaaacttaaaaataatccaaCATGAGGTAATGACTGTTCCTGAGGTAGAAAGCTAAggaaaagattttaaaggaatttttgtcCTTTTCCATTTTAATCCAGTAGCAAACATGGATGGGGCCCAGATCAAAAAGCAGGTTAGTCACTGGTTTCCTGTCACCAACCACAAGGATCCACTTCCTTCTGGAGCAGtcacttctgtctccctccagTGAGCCCCAAGTGTCCTCTTATACCTGGATTCTTGCCAAGCCGACAAACCCCTgtgctgccctccccacctccagtgACTTGTTCAAATCATCCCCTCCATCTGGAAAACCCACCTTTAACTTCACCCTCCTGCATGCCCCTGACTTCCAAACCAGTATCCACAATTTCCAGGGACCCTCCTATGATGAGGTCACAACTGTTACCCCACATACCAGAACTTAGGAATACACATTCATGTCCAGCTGCTGTCTTTTATTCAGTCTTGGTGTTCCTGCTTTTTAACAACTGGTTTTGATGAGTGCTCAAAAACTCAACCTACTGATCCAGAGCAAGTGacagttttaaaatgtagaagCAGGACCCTAAATCAGTGACCCTAAATGACCATGGGAGGCAGTACGTCACCTCAACTAGTGACTGAACCTTGCCAACCACCCAGCGTCCGCGTCGAAAAAACTACTGTCTGCTGGGCATCCAGAAACGTTTTCGGAAAGGTTGTGTCACCATGATATTCACACGTTTGGGGGACCCGGGACAGTATGTTCTCAAGTCACACGAGATGAGGGGCCCTAAAAAAGTTACCTGACCTTCGAGTTCCAGGGTCTAAACATCTCTTTCCTTGAATATTTACAAACAGGACAAACTCCCTGTAAGAAAGGACTGCCACCTAAAGCTATCTATAACCAAGACGGCACGTGAGGGAGAGTGCAGGCAGTTTTATAGTTCCTGTGTGCTCATGTACACAGGGGATTATCCTAAACGTGTTTTTCCAGTCCTGAGGCAAGGCTCCTGTTAAAATTCCTATTCCTCAAATTCCTATGAACTAATATGGGCCACACAGTAAGAATCCCAGGGCAAATAATACAGTATTCTACTGGCTGTGCCATTTAGACTGATTGTATTTTGAATGCCCCTTTTATAATGCAGACAGTCTCCACATAAACAAAAACTACGTGCTATCTCCACATATTAAGCTAGGACTTGACGTAAGTAGACCATTtatcccacccctcctcccaggaTTCTTTTTCCTGTCCCATAAGATCATCTTACCTCAAAGTACATCCCGGGACTAAATGGGAAACAGGtaatatttctctcttcttctccccaggACTCGTGAAGAAAAGAATTTCTTACAAATGCTTTAATATTCAGGCGTGGGTTCAAGTGGAGAGCAATATCCTTGGACTTTCCTGATATTAGGTCAACATTAAAGCttttgagagaataaaaaaaaaaaaaccctaattaaCCAAGTAGAAGGACGTGCAGTTTCTGCCATTTTAAGAATCAGAATTGAACTCTGATCACGACACAaaacacatgtatgcacacagaCAGGAATGCAGAtgaaggtaaaattttaaatttagttatcGCTCCActgataaaaatatagaaaaatttatAGTTTTTTAGCCTCAGTGTTGAGGCCACAGGTCTGGTTGGGAAGCAGCTGAAGAGCAAGTAAACCACATGCCTATTACTTTAGGCTGCAGGGGGATGGGGTCCTCGCAAGTGTTCTTGCAAATGTACTATTTTCTAGGAAATAGCTAATTTCAAGCTTTCAGAAGTCTGAACATCTCTAGGAAAGGTGGTTAAGTCACATGTGGTGAGGGGCCCTAACCAACGTTACCTGACCTCGCAGCTGCCCTGGAGTTCTACAaggcaggctggggtggggacaaAAATGCCACCCTCTTGTCTGGCCACAAAAAGCCTAGCTCAGAACACTGGGCCTGAGTCCTGGTTCTGCCCCAACCAGCCGTAGACAGTCTGGTTAGCGGCGTGACTTCGAAGCTCTTGCTCTGATGGTCTCGGCTTCCAGGTGAGGACTGGGACACGGCTCCCGCCTGTCCCACAAGACTGTCTGGGGTCTAAGGCAACAAGAGAGACACGTGCAAACTCTTCGCACCATTAGTGGTAACAACGGTACTGACCCTTTGGCATTTGTATTCACTTCTCCTTTAATGACGACAGTTCGTCCAGGGCCCATCGAGGAGTTCAACCTCGCAACGAATGGCAGAGTCTGTAAAGAGACCACAGTCGGCACCAGGAAGCCTGCAGAAAGGGGTCTCGTGGGACAAGTGTCCGAagatacattttaacatttaaaggCCATGACCCTGTAAAACCCCAGTGGTCGGCACTGCCTGGCTCACAGCAGAGACTCGCCAAAAACGGTTCACGCGATGAAATGGGTTCACGGGACACGGGACCTGCCTGCGTTGGGGACTGCAGCTGGGCCACACGTCCTGCCTGAGGGGAGACGTTAAGGAAGCACACTCCTGGCTCAGAGACTACGCCCGGCCAACTCTTATCTGTCCAGGATCAGCACAGAAGTGCAAAGTGGCTCCTGTGGGTTTCTACTGAGGGTGGAAGTTACATATACCAGCTAATTAAAACTTAATTTGTTaaacagaattaagaaaatttttggCTCTTCAAACCTTTGACAAACAGTTGGTAGGTAGTATTTTGGCGCAAGTCAAACTGTGATTGGCAGTCGAACCTTTGCTCTTGGTGTAGACAGTTCTGGGTACGATTTTAGAAATGTCTCCTCTATTACTAGGCTGTTGGGGAAACAGTTCTGCAATAAGGTGTGGAAAAAATGAAGCTGGCTTCCAAGGTTTAAACTATTCATTTCCTGGGCGATTCTATAAAACATTCCATATATTATAATCTAGGCAAAAATACTTACAAACTGTGATGTGCCAGACTTTTGTACCTATTGGAAGAGAAAGtcaaaatgaagacatttgaaagggaaaaattacAACACGAGCAGTCAGATCTTACTGGTTGAAATGGCCAGAGCCTGGGGTAGTAGCACCCGCTTGGCCTTGGATGTGACACACAGCGGCCTAtgctttctgacaggtgtggtaTCAGGCTGTGAAGGGTGCTCAGGCTGGGAACACGGTCTGATAGTCCTACAGTCCTAGGACCACACATGAACTTTACACATGTTTTACTTGTTCTTTCCAAGGGGCTCCCAAAATGCTGAGATTATATTCTCTGAGGTCACATGCTCTGAGATCAGTAAGATGTAACTTTTTCCATTAATGACAAAGACTCAGTGTTTAGACTGTACTTGTTACTACAGGGGAGAAGATACATGTGGAAGTTTGCTTCCCAATGCGCCGACTGTGTTCAACATTTATAAATACTGTGAGACAGTTTACTCAACAGTTAAGAGAGAGGTTTTTTACAGAAGAACGGTGGGTGGTGGTCACAGACACTGATGGCTCAACCATCTGCGAAACTTCCAGTGCCTGGTCCCACAGAAGTAGAGGCCTTAGTCTGCAAATGATTACTCCCACCTTCttgatattaaaaacaatttttcacaagttaaaaacataactttggggggcacctggatggctcagccggttaagcgtccgacttcggctctggtcatgatctcacggttcatgagttcaagccccacgtcagctctgtgctgacagctcagagcctggagcctgcttcggattctgtgtttccctctctctctgcccctccccagcttggcctctggctctctcaaaaatgaacactaagaaaaaaaattttttaacataacttttaaaaactcagcCTGCCTGCCACCTGATTTACTTGACAActaaaagaacatttttcaaCTGGTGGTTATTTAAAAGattgaatatttacattttctttacttATCTCTGTCAGTTCCAGAGTAGACGTCTGGGTACTTCTTAAATCCTAAAGATAAGATTAATTTTTGACATCTGTCAGAATTCTAAATATAACCTCCCTTACATctcaaaaagaattacaaatagTGTTAAACGTGAAAATAGGCTTGAGAGTCATGATCCAAAAATGCACTTAACATTAGGGTCCTCTGCCCCCTTATCAGATGGACAGACCTCAAAGAGCCTAAGAACGAGTGTCGAGAGGAATGTGACAAATGGGCACAGCTGCTGAGACTGCACACTGCTAGAATCTTCTTGAAGGGCAAGCTAGCAGTATCTGTCATaacttaaaatgcaaatacccTCTCAAGACATTCCGCTTCTAGGAAGTGATCTCAGGAGAAATCCTCCACTGTTCACCTGTGTCAGGGAATTAGCCCCTGTTccaaagggttttgttttgtaattactgtttggggttttttattgttgttgtcagAACCATACTAGATTTAAGATCCTACGGACATTAGAGCGCTAAATGGCGCACTACTAGTCTGAAAGCTTTGTTTCTAGGAAATTAACATACTCATGATGGAgacatttatagtatttttatctTAAAGGAAGATGTTAATTAAAGATACTTGCTACCATTTCATCAGAAAACATCATCAAAGACCCCAAGCTATGGAAGGGTACTCACCGAGCTGAAGCTAAAACCAACTGAGTGAATATTCACTTTGCCATAAATGCCCAGAGTGTCTATCTTCTCCGGGCTAATCCTGTGGGCATAGAGCAGGATATGTTTCCCATTTACCGCCACCTAGATGGACACAGAACACCCCGCCacccccagaaaaaaaaagttaatatgttAACGTGTCCAAATTTAAATCCCGTTTCCTTGGGTTTCATTTTATACCTCTTCCCCCAGGTCTGCACATTACACGTCTGATCAAACTGTGACTGAAAGCATCCATAACACtagcagtggttcttaacttcCTTTGAGCTCTGATCTGATTAGTCACCATGGACCCTCTCCCTCCACACCAATTAGGCATTCATGAATATATTACACGCATGTGTGCACCGACACGTGTACAGGAGGCATCCGGGGTTCAGCGGTTCCCCGGATGCACTAGGCCTGTGAACCCAGGTTAGCAATCTGCCCGGCAAGCTTGCCCACCTGCTCTCCTTGAGGACCACACTCTAAGGAAGAGGACGCTGCACGTGGCAggctttcagtaaatatttgttgaatcctGAATGAACGGACATGGGCAAGCTACTCAATTTATCTGCGATTCCTGCTTAGAGCAGGACAAAGCTCTTCCTGAAGAAAGGGGCTGCTGTTGTGATCAAGTCACTCCCGTGAGTGCCCGCAGCACATAACCCTGTCCTTCCCTCCCAAATAGGGAATGTCGGGAAAACAAGCAGGATACGAAACGGTCTCGGACCTCAAGGAGCTTAAAATCCCCTTGGCACgtaaaataaacacaggaaaacaCACAACAGGACAGGAACAAGGGTTTTAGAGGAGGATACAGGTACAAGCACCCAAGAAgccggggaagggagggaagaatggagtCCGAGCCTGAGATGGGAGGTTTTCACGCTAAATTGTGCGAATCTCTCTCTAGTCTGCGGGGTTCGAGGTTCTATGGGGCTTGCGGGCAGGTGCATCCAAAGCTCTAGGGCCACCCTCTCCATCACACGTACGCACCATAAGCACTGTGTCTAGACCGCTCGATGAGGCCAGCGGTGGGACTTCTAACAACTCGGGATCTAGAATCTCACGATCCTGAAGGACTTGTGGCAGGATTCCCCATTGATCTGTTAGTTCCAGATTCCCAACCCCCGCCCCGGGTGACGGTGACCACAGTTTACTCTCCCACAATTTATACAGCTCTGCGCCAATTCAGAAGTAAGCTCGGCTGTGCAGCAGAAATGCCACACACAAAGAGGTCTGGAGGCCCCGGCCCCACAATTCCAGATGCCACGAGGCGCAGGCAGAAGCTGCGCCCCAGCTCACACTTAGGTACCCTCCGTGCCCCTACTTCAGGGCAAAACGATAAAGCCACTCTTTCTCTAGACTTAAGTAACGTAAGGGCGGGTTCGCCAACGTGCAAGCCTGCCTTGGGTGCCACTTCTCATTACCTTCATTCTCCCAAACCCACCTGGAATTTGTCTTTCAACACCATAATCACaatttcaaaagatttttctttcttgaaaggcGTGTCATAGGTGATCTCCTCCCAtccccatttttcatttttcagagtaTTGCAGACGATGCAGTCGGACCACTTGAAGCGGGGATTGAAATGAAAGGCCACGTCGGCGCGGGGCTTCACGCTGCTGCCGCACTGCAGATCCACCTGGAACCTGCGGGAGTGAGGAGGAGTGAGGAGGGAGGGTCGTGGGCAGCCAGGGGGTGGGCTGCAGGTGGAGGCCTGGCGAGCTGAGTCACCCGCGACTCACCCCCGCGCACCCACCCAGCTACCCAGAACATGGAAGTGAGGGCCGGGCTTCTAGCTGCCTCGAGCCAGGAGAAACAGGAAGGACCTCGCCCTGGGGACAGCAGAACGGTGACCCCGAAGCCTGCTTCTCTAGATGACAGTCACCTGGAAATGTCTGTCTGGGCTTTCTCCTTCAGAGTTCACTTTCACTTATTTAAACCACTGTTACCCGGGCATCAGCCACAGAGAGCTGGCCCGGCCCTGACACCGCCTAGTCCACAATTTGTGCCCAAAGCGAGCCTCAGACAAAACAGCCCGAAATCGATCTTCAGAGATGCCGTGGGGACCTCGTCCCTGGCGTCTGACCACAGTCCCTGTCATTAACCGTGTATCTGATCATATTCCAACCACACTTcgaacaataaaatgaaaaactcttcGGTCTTCATTCCAGTCTCCTCGGCACCTTGGCCTCAAGAGTATCAAAATGGTCTCCCCACATCAGTTTCTGTGGTTGTTCCACAGTCACGAGAAGACAGCGTAGTCACTTCCTCCATCTCACACCATGGTTTTTACCTGTCCGAATCACAAGGAACATGCCCACGTATCACAATCAAAGTTCCAGGCTCCAACTGCTCAGGAATCGTCCCGACATAGGGGATTACCTAGGAAAaatgattgtaacaaatgtacgtTTACATAAACAAAACGGAAAGACTACATTTTGAAAGTCTGCATACAAATCTGCTCAGAATCTAGCATTTTCCAAATCACTGTTCAAACAGCTGAGATAGTGACAATATCTATACACCTGAGTTCTGTGGGAAAAGACACGGCAAAAGTTCACAGAACATTTTATTTGGCCGAGGGCTTTGTGAAATAAGATACTTAATAGGACAATTATGATCTAGAAAAAACAACTTGCTGGAAGTcaggtcccctccccctccccttttcctaACATTCCATGGATGATCCGGACGGCAGGACCGAGACCACACCAGGTCCCTTGCCCACACTGATGGAGACCGGGACACTCACCGGCCGCTTGTAGAGGGGCACCAGgtgagcccctcccccacacctgggATGGGGGTGTCTAATCCCTGCCAGGCCTCCCGCCCACAGCTCACCGGCCCTGCTGGAAACCAGAACCACGAGACCTCAGGGATGACCCTGGGCGCCTGTGGCCTCTCCGGACGCAGCAGcaccccccccctcacccccaccccgtggCCTGACCCGGTCCCGGGCTTGGGTTCGACACGGTATCCGTGTCTCCTCTTGCCCCCTCATCACCCGGAGCCCCACCTCTTTGTCTGGGGCCGGACGCACCATCAGATCCCCTTCCGCGGGGGTGACCCCACCACGCTCCCCGTCCACCGGCTGCGTCCGCGGCATCACaacccccaccctcttccc
This window of the Prionailurus viverrinus isolate Anna chromosome D2, UM_Priviv_1.0, whole genome shotgun sequence genome carries:
- the LGALS8 gene encoding galectin-8 isoform X1, whose product is MMLSLNNLQNVIYNPVIPYVGTIPEQLEPGTLIVIRGHVPCDSDRFQVDLQCGSSVKPRADVAFHFNPRFKWSDCIVCNTLKNEKWGWEEITYDTPFKKEKSFEIVIMVLKDKFQVAVNGKHILLYAHRISPEKIDTLGIYGKVNIHSVGFSFSSDLRSTQTSTLELTEISKENVQKSGTSQFPSNRGDISKIVPRTVYTKSKGSTANHSLTCAKILPTNCLSKTLPFVARLNSSMGPGRTVVIKGEVNTNAKGFNVDLISGKSKDIALHLNPRLNIKAFVRNSFLHESWGEEERNITCFPFSPGMYFEMIIYCDVREFKVAVNGVHSLEYKHRFKELSNIDTLEIDGDIHLLEVRSW
- the LGALS8 gene encoding galectin-8 isoform X2; amino-acid sequence: MMLSLNNLQNVIYNPVIPYVGTIPEQLEPGTLIVIRGHVPCDSDRFQVDLQCGSSVKPRADVAFHFNPRFKWSDCIVCNTLKNEKWGWEEITYDTPFKKEKSFEIVIMVLKDKFQVAVNGKHILLYAHRISPEKIDTLGIYGKVNIHSVGFSFSSVQKSGTSQFPSNRGDISKIVPRTVYTKSKGSTANHSLTCAKILPTNCLSKTLPFVARLNSSMGPGRTVVIKGEVNTNAKGFNVDLISGKSKDIALHLNPRLNIKAFVRNSFLHESWGEEERNITCFPFSPGMYFEMIIYCDVREFKVAVNGVHSLEYKHRFKELSNIDTLEIDGDIHLLEVRSW
- the LGALS8 gene encoding galectin-8 isoform X4; this translates as MMLSLNNLQNVIYNPVIPYVGTIPEQLEPGTLIVIRGHVPCDSDRFQVDLQCGSSVKPRADVAFHFNPRFKWSDCIVCNTLKNEKWGWEEITYDTPFKKEKSFEIVIMVLKDKFQVAVNGKHILLYAHRISPEKIDTLGIYGKVNIHSVGFSFSSVQKSGTSQFTLPFVARLNSSMGPGRTVVIKGEVNTNAKGFNVDLISGKSKDIALHLNPRLNIKAFVRNSFLHESWGEEERNITCFPFSPGMYFEMIIYCDVREFKVAVNGVHSLEYKHRFKELSNIDTLEIDGDIHLLEVRSW
- the LGALS8 gene encoding galectin-8 isoform X3, whose translation is MMLSLNNLQNVIYNPVIPYVGTIPEQLEPGTLIVIRGHVPCDSDRFQVDLQCGSSVKPRADVAFHFNPRFKWSDCIVCNTLKNEKWGWEEITYDTPFKKEKSFEIVIMVLKDKFQVAVNGKHILLYAHRISPEKIDTLGIYGKVNIHSVGFSFSSDLRSTQTSTLELTEISKENVQKSGTSQFTLPFVARLNSSMGPGRTVVIKGEVNTNAKGFNVDLISGKSKDIALHLNPRLNIKAFVRNSFLHESWGEEERNITCFPFSPGMYFEMIIYCDVREFKVAVNGVHSLEYKHRFKELSNIDTLEIDGDIHLLEVRSW